Genomic DNA from Papilio machaon chromosome 14, ilPapMach1.1, whole genome shotgun sequence:
CGTCTTATAGCCATTCCATTGAAAGAAATCAGTTGAGCTCTTCCCATTTTAGGAATTAGATACTCCGAGAAAGATTTGAAGAAACTTCTGATACCACTCATCAATTTAGATGCGGAATAACTTCCACTTCACAGCTGTCTTCTatgttgtggtatttcactggtgAAGTAGCCATTCTTCCAGTTAATACTACTTTAGACTCAATATCCAGTGTTACCTCATTTGATTTCCCCTGTGCGGCTGCACGGACTTTATCCAGTTCATCTCCACACATCATAGATCTCTCTTGTATTTGTCTACGATGGgataaatatgaatttctgaaaataaatttatgtttctttCAATTTGTGACAGTagctatatatattatatagtggtatatatatatatatacatatttttgaatgaaaCCCATAGTTTAAGTTTatcatatatatatgtatatcaaaatatttatactatgttttgtatgacatattttaacaGTGTTAGCTGTAAAATTAGCATAtttaagttgttattttttataataatgatgacAGACATCATTTGAGACATTGATATTGTTTTCTATGTTtcatataaattcaatattctATGGAAAGAATGAAATAGAAGAAAGCATGGCATGCTCATAAATACAACAGTTTatcatacatatttaagagtactataaaaactttaatttaatatatagtagctttatttatttaaaataacatacctGATGACAATAAACTGTAACAGCACTCCAACAAAAGCTATTCCAAAACAAAGTACTATGATAGCTGTGTtcggtaatttttttacacctTTCACACCATAGTAGGAATTTGAATCAGTTCTTGTCTTGCTAGTTTGTTGAGTAAAGCCATAGTATGGATTATTACGTGAACTGTaatgataaaatgaaaaaatttatgACATAGATCCATCAAATAAAGAGTTACTTCTTTTAAAGAGATCTCATGTGAGATTTTACTCACTGGTGAGGGAAATTTCAGCATTCAAATATAGAATTAGTAGTTCCCAAGACATGGATATGAATAACAtccattgtttaaaatattaatataataggtTAAAGGGGATACTTGTAATCTATCAAAATCTACAAAGTCTACCTTTACAACAgaccaaaaaaaattgagatatGACAGTTGATGTACCAgagagtaatttaatttaacttatcattatttagtttaacttaCCTTTAcctgaatataattttaatattatttattgatcctacagtcaaattattttaaatagttttgtggGACTTTGTTTTAATCGTAAGGCTaactatgtattataaataactagcttttacccgcgactccgtccgcgcggaataaaaaaaaaaagaaaaagaaaacggggtaaaaattatcctatgtcctattcctggttctaagctacctgcccaccaattttcagtcaaatcgattcagccgttcttgagttataaatggtgtaactaacacaactttcttttatatatatatagatatatagataagataaataaatgtactacTATGTATAATTCTTCAACAAATTTCTGCTTGCCTGTTGTTTTCCCTACCGAGGGTCAGCCTGTGTCAAAAAAGGTTGACTGATAAGAACGAGTTAATACTCACTTATATGCTACATGTGTTCTATAAACATAGCCACTGTTGAGATCTATGTCAATGGTACTATCATACTGAGCTCTGCTGCCGGGTTTGCTCAGGACATTGTAAGCTTCCTGCACCTGCACAAACTGTTCCTGTGCTCTAGCATTCTTATTCTTGTCAGGATGgtactgaaaataatatagtttatatCAGGAAACAACAATTCATATAATACTGATCCCTGAGATTGGAATAAGactaaaaacttatatttatttatttcgttgaATATAAGATGGAAAATCAAAAACCTTGCTTACTTGTTTGCTTAACCTTATATATGCatctttaatttctttatcagTACAGTTCTTGCGCAAATTTAACACGTCATAATGAGATCTTCTTCCAAAACTGAAAGCAAAGAGATATAGTTTAAATAAGAGAGATGCAAAGTGTTAACATACAAAGAAACAACCAGTTACCTATACAATCGAGTACAAGCATATATTACTTTCAAGTCGGggcgttttaataaaaacataacgaTTTTACGTTTTTAGgtccaaaaatatttgttacaaagtaaATCATATTATTCggtaattttcattatttttaccaaatgCCAAATCATGACAAACAAATCTGTCAATTGCTGTCAAGTGTCACCTGTCATCTGACAACTTAGCCAATTGTGTCTAAAACCACGTTTCAAGATTTTtccgaaattattttaaatctacaaatttattcaatcttttaaaataaaaaaaataaccattacttactaaaatttgtaaggaaaaaatatagtaagaatggttattttaaaacatggcAACAAATGAAGTTTCTGATAAAAGATTCGCAATTTTTTGTTTCGCCTTTTTCTGGGTTACAGTTTGCCGCTGGTGCTAAATTCCAAtgagttttaaaaacaagctaCAAATCGAATTTCACacttaatagaaattaatttctaaatgaAAACCTAGCTATTTTAAGTAACTATTACTTAGAATGTAGGTATTTTTGTGCCTGTAGTggaaatgtaaatgtttcgaAGGCAATATACCTAAAAAGTGCATATTACGTTTAAGATAAAGCTGATTCCTCCGCCACAAATCGACATCAGCCATTTGAATTTAGCTGAGAGGCTGAGAACCGAGCGCCGGAACACAGCTTTGCTGTATACTTTGCACATAATGATACCGGCGCGCGACGATACAAAACAAGTGACCAAGCGACTACTAGCGACATAGTTGGCGTGTTCAGGCGCAGTGTTCGCGCGGTCGGTTGGCGGCGCGGGTGTTTACACGGTCATGAGAGAAGCGGGTACCAGGATGGCCGAGCTCGAGTTCGAGGCGCCGCTCGCTCAAATCGAAGATGCCGATGATTGTCTGACTTCGGTCGACTATCCTCAGAAAACTATAAACGGCAATGACATACATCTGAACAATATCAACAATATGAAAAGTGAAATGACTAAAATGAAAACTGActccaataaaataaatgacaacGATGTATCAAGATTGGTGAAGTGCAAACAGGATAATATGCAAAACGTCGAAGGCGATAATTTTACGGAGACATTTTCCGGATCGCTCGAAGATCTGGTGAACACCTTTGATGAGAAAATTACCAAGTGCTTCGGGAATTACGAGGAGAGTGTTGAAAAATTCGCTCCGGTCCAAGTTCGTTCCCAGGAAGAGATAATGAACGAGTGCCAGTAAGTATTAATTTTCACGTAAAAGCTTCCCAATTATGAAGTATCCGATATCATCTGTAAATTGCTGTGTAATAgaaatgtgatttaaaaaGTCAGAACAGTGTcatcaaaatcaaaatttactgaggtatattttattgtaaaaaatgtaatattcacAGTATAAACAAAAGGGCGGGTTCTGCGCATGGCGCTGGTCTCCGGATCGATAGTTGTTCGAGGCGAGGGTGTAAGGGGTGCGTTCTATAGGGTGGCTATGACGCATCGTGCCTCCGCCCCTCTCTTGTTTCCAACCTTAGCTTTATGGACATATCACGCGTTTTAATAGCGTCCCTAAAATCTATGTCcatcaattaatttatggTCCATTACATTTTAATCCAAGATCGATCTTcatcattttcttaaaattaaatggtatACATTTGCTATAGTTTCTATAGTTTTTGTAGCTTGGTAATGTCAAGTTTCCCTATTGTATTAGACTACATGAGAAAGCTTTTTTGCTGAATTTCCCATTTTAGTGCGCCATGGGAGATCGCGATACATCGCATTGTTCTggtcttttttctttaaaacaatgCGTTCTCAGGACCGTTGTTAATGATATAAATGCAATGTTAAACGATGTATGTTTTTTGCCATTgatcttaaaaatgtttttggttAACAAGACACAGGTATTATGCAGATTATTTGGTtgttactgaaaaaaaaatgcttaattaCTGAActaaaattcttataaatttCAAGGAGTTAGCCAAAGACATTAATGAGTACGTAATCCAtctatattaagaaaattacaattacaaccTGAGTAAGACATTAAAAGTGGATATACATTTAGCAGGCGATGATACACATCCGCTGTTCCCCGGCCTTCCTCCATTTGTTATATTGATTTAGCCGATCATTTTGTAAACATAGGTTCGTACATCACGTGTCAAGCTGGATCTGGAAGCGTTCCAGGTGACCCAAATGCCCGGCTGTCGGGAAAAAATACTCGCATTTTACAAATGGCGAACTACGAGAGATTCTGAGTTTTGCATAACGCTTGTATAgtttaatctaattttaataatagacaaatttatgattaaataattGGTGAATTTGCTGAAAAATACCGAATCCGACGACCAGTATTTCTTAAACTTAAAAGCACAATTTGACTTATATTTACTATCGTACATGTACAATTTTATCATAgccaatgttttataaaaataatacccaCAAACAATTTACTGATACAAATCCGCCGCAAACTTGTGAAGTCTTAGTACTTCGAAGGTATGAGAGgatttattttagtacagCACCTGTCAAGGTGGCACGACAGGTGATCGCGATTTCGCACTGATTCCACTGCAGGAAGTGCACTGCAGATGTTTCGTCCACCTTGTCCAAGTTGGAGTTGCAAATTGAACCACAATTTAAGTCCGATACATATGTCTGCAATATGCTCACTTACTTGACTCAAAAACATGCTAATTGGAGATGTGAATATAAACGAAAACTAAGTGATAATCTTTGCACGACTGAGtgtaaaaacttataaatggGAAAATGACAAACATAAAAGATTAGAAAAATACGGAAACGTAAAGGAAAGAAagataaaagtatattaaattatttataagttgaAGGAACAAATCATTAGCTACTCAAGTTATTTAGTGCGAATGGAAAGCTATGctgaattttcttttaagcAGTCGTTTGTTTTCATCGCTAATTACCTTTAGGTGGACTTCTGTATTACCTTTGTTCTTTGAATATGCTGAGTTAGTTAGttgaaaatatctataaacCAAAAAAGTTATCTGACCTGGCGAAGTGGGTAAGTGGAGTTATGATAGCTCCCTACCTCCCCTTGTAGTATCACAAGAACATTGTGGTACTATAACTGTCTTgtcatgtttctttttttgatGTTCTTTTGTATGCCTAAggaggttttacatattttttgacaaaactaaCCGCGATAGTAACGCCTTCTTTACCGGCTCAGATAAGTTGGGGCACCATACATACAAGAAGATTCGAATGCGTATGACAGTTTACTGGTTTTAAAGTTTACTAACTACTGCTTGAT
This window encodes:
- the LOC106713942 gene encoding dnaJ-like protein 60 isoform X1, whose protein sequence is MFLLKRPDLKVIYACTRLYSFGRRSHYDVLNLRKNCTDKEIKDAYIRLSKQYHPDKNKNARAQEQFVQVQEAYNVLSKPGSRAQYDSTIDIDLNSGYVYRTHVAYNSRNNPYYGFTQQTSKTRTDSNSYYGVKGVKKLPNTAIIVLCFGIAFVGVLLQFIVIRNSYLSHRRQIQERSMMCGDELDKVRAAAQGKSNEMQTRIMLEKIVAASNPTAATASLGQALANDKKKLMKICSRCNNVKENGSDCLVCAPKGNDITYAEVVKKITSYLY
- the LOC106713942 gene encoding dnaJ-like protein 60 isoform X2, with product MFLLKRPDLKVIYACTRLYSFGRRSHYDVLNLRKNCTDKEIKDAYIRLSKQYHPDKNKNARAQEQFVQVQEAYNVLSKPGSRAQYDSTIDIDLNSGYVYRTHVAYNSRNNPYYGFTQQTSKTRTDSNSYYGVKGVKKLPNTAIIVLCFGIAFVGVLLQFIVIRNSYLSHRRQIQERSMMCGDELDKVRAAAQGKSNEMQTRIMLEKIVAASNPTAATASLGQALANDKK